The following are from one region of the Ochotona princeps isolate mOchPri1 chromosome 15, mOchPri1.hap1, whole genome shotgun sequence genome:
- the RND1 gene encoding rho-related GTP-binding protein Rho6, whose protein sequence is MKERRAPQPVVVRCKLVLVGDVQCGKTAMLQVLAKDCYPETYVPTVFENYTACLETEEQRVELSLWDTSGSPYYDNVRPLCYSDSDAVLLCFDISRPETVDSALRKWRAEILDYCPSTRVLLIGCKTDLRTDLSTLMELSHQKQAPISYEQGCAIAKQLGAEIYLEGSAFTSEKSIHSLFRMASMVCLNKPSPVPPRSPVRSLSKRLLHLPSRSELISSAFKKEKTKSCSIM, encoded by the exons ATGAAGGAGAGACGGGCTCCACAGCCAGTGGTGGTCAGGTGTAAGCTCGTCCTGGTGGGAGACGTGCAGTGCGGGAAGACGGCGATGTTGCAGGTGCTGGCGAAGGACTGCTATCCGGAG ACCTATGTGCCCACCGTGTTTGAGAACTACACAGCCTGTCTGGAGACAGAGGAGCAGCGAGTGGAGCTCAGTCTCTGGGATACTTCGG GCTCTCCCTACTATGACAATGTCCGTCCGCTCTGCTACAGCGACTCAGACGCGGTATTACTATGCTTTGATATCAGCCGTCCAGAGACAGTGGACAGCGCGCTCAGGAAG TGGAGGGCAGAAATCCTAGATTATTGCCCCAGCACACGTGTGTTGCTCATTGGCTGTAAGACTGACCTGCGGACAGACCTGAGCACCCTGATGGAGCTGTCTCACCAGAAGCAGGCCCCCATCTCCTATGAACAG GGCTGTGCAATAGCCAAGCAGCTGGGAGCAGAAATCTACCTGGAAGGCTCCGCTTTCACCTCAGAAAAGAGCATCCACAGCCTCTTCCGCATGGCCTCCATGGTGTGTCTGAACAAGCCCAGCCCCGTGCCCCCGCGGAGCCCCGTCCGAAGCCTCTCCAaacggctgctccacctccccagTCGCTCTGAACTCATCTCTTCCGCCTTCAAGAAGGAAAAGACCAAGAGCTGTTCCATCATGTGA